One window of Chamaesiphon minutus PCC 6605 genomic DNA carries:
- the aroB gene encoding 3-dehydroquinate synthase, translated as MESIEVALAEHSYQISIATGNLERLGEHCRALKLGQKVMVVSNPTVFGLYGERAMAALKQANFEVSHCILPEGEQYKTLASIEQIYDLALEHGLERSSTLVALGGGVIGDMTGFAAATWLRGINVVQVPTTLLAMVDSSIGGKTGVNHPKGKNLIGAFHQPRLVVTDPQVLATLPEREFRAGMAEVIKYGIIGDRELFDRLERATSLRQQDIDPELLSTILTSSATAKAIVVSKDEHEQTGLRATLNYGHTIGHAIESATKYVVVNHGEAVAIGMVAAGRIAVALKLWTAAEAQRQDAVIDKANLTLDLPSNIDLDQIVTTLKSDKKVKAGKGVFILPSGIGDTQTIAYEPTSTAVNVVSDPLIKQVLTAMLPIAAT; from the coding sequence ATGGAATCGATCGAAGTTGCTTTAGCCGAACATAGTTATCAAATCTCGATCGCGACTGGCAATTTAGAGCGGTTGGGCGAACATTGTCGCGCTCTTAAGTTGGGACAGAAGGTGATGGTGGTTTCCAACCCTACTGTCTTTGGACTTTACGGAGAGAGGGCGATGGCTGCTCTCAAGCAAGCTAATTTTGAAGTCTCCCATTGTATCTTGCCAGAGGGCGAGCAATATAAAACACTGGCATCGATCGAGCAGATTTACGACTTAGCTCTGGAGCATGGCCTAGAACGCTCCTCAACCTTGGTTGCTTTGGGCGGTGGCGTGATTGGAGATATGACAGGGTTTGCGGCGGCTACCTGGCTACGAGGGATTAATGTCGTTCAGGTACCAACAACTTTGCTAGCGATGGTCGATTCTTCGATCGGTGGTAAAACTGGTGTAAATCATCCCAAGGGCAAAAATCTGATCGGTGCTTTTCATCAGCCGCGCTTGGTAGTGACCGATCCTCAAGTTTTAGCCACGTTGCCAGAGCGCGAATTTCGGGCGGGAATGGCGGAAGTGATTAAATATGGAATTATTGGCGATCGAGAGTTATTCGATCGATTGGAGCGAGCGACTAGTCTCAGGCAGCAGGATATCGATCCCGAACTCCTATCGACTATTTTAACCAGCTCGGCAACGGCCAAGGCGATAGTTGTGAGTAAAGACGAACACGAACAAACTGGGTTGCGGGCGACTCTCAACTACGGACATACGATCGGCCATGCGATCGAAAGTGCGACCAAATATGTTGTAGTCAATCATGGTGAAGCGGTCGCGATCGGGATGGTGGCCGCCGGACGCATTGCTGTCGCTCTGAAACTGTGGACGGCGGCAGAGGCGCAACGCCAAGATGCCGTCATTGACAAGGCTAATTTAACGCTCGATCTGCCGTCAAACATCGATCTAGACCAGATCGTTACTACTCTCAAATCTGATAAAAAAGTTAAAGCGGGTAAAGGTGTATTTATTCTCCCCTCTGGCATCGGCGATACGCAAACGATCGCTTACGAACCAACTAGTACAGCAGTAAATGTGGTCTCAGATCCGCTAATTAAGCAAGTTTTAACAGCTATGTTGCCGATTGCAGCCACTTAG
- a CDS encoding cytochrome b6-f complex subunit PetL: MSGAIAYLGFVGIMFGIAMGLFFGLRFAKII, encoded by the coding sequence ATGTCTGGCGCGATCGCTTATTTGGGTTTTGTCGGGATCATGTTTGGAATTGCCATGGGTCTGTTCTTTGGCCTGAGATTTGCCAAAATTATCTAG
- a CDS encoding carbon-nitrogen hydrolase family protein: MKSYLAAAVQMTSLPDLDKNLAQAEELIELAVRRGAELVSLPENFAFLGTEEDKIEQAGAIATKTEKFLKTAAQKFQVTLVGGGFPVPVGKEGKVYNTALLVGPNGEELSRYEKAHLFDVDLPDGNTYRESRTVMAGVKLPDVYHSEQLGGIGLSVCYDVRFPELYRHLSKLGADVLFVPAAFTAYTGKDHWQVLLQARAIENTCYVIAPAQTGTHYAMRQTHGHAMIIDPWGVILADAGDLPGVAIAEISPQRLARARAQMPSLQHRVFA, from the coding sequence ATGAAATCTTACCTCGCTGCTGCCGTCCAAATGACCAGCCTTCCGGACCTAGACAAAAATCTAGCTCAGGCAGAAGAATTAATCGAATTGGCCGTGCGGCGGGGTGCTGAGTTAGTCAGTCTGCCCGAAAACTTCGCCTTTTTGGGCACTGAAGAGGATAAGATCGAGCAGGCCGGAGCGATCGCTACCAAAACTGAAAAATTTCTCAAAACTGCCGCCCAAAAATTTCAAGTTACCCTGGTTGGCGGTGGCTTTCCCGTTCCTGTTGGTAAAGAGGGTAAAGTTTATAATACAGCACTGCTAGTCGGCCCCAACGGTGAAGAACTCAGCAGATATGAGAAGGCACATTTATTTGATGTCGATCTCCCCGATGGCAATACCTATCGCGAATCGAGAACGGTAATGGCGGGGGTAAAGCTACCCGATGTTTATCACTCAGAGCAGTTAGGTGGGATCGGTTTATCTGTCTGCTATGATGTGCGCTTTCCAGAGCTATACCGCCATTTATCTAAATTAGGCGCAGATGTATTATTCGTACCTGCGGCGTTTACCGCATATACAGGTAAGGATCACTGGCAAGTATTGTTACAAGCTAGGGCGATCGAAAATACTTGTTATGTAATCGCTCCAGCTCAGACTGGCACCCACTACGCTATGCGCCAGACACACGGACATGCGATGATTATCGATCCTTGGGGGGTAATTCTCGCCGATGCTGGCGATTTACCTGGTGTCGCGATCGCTGAAATCAGTCCCCAGCGGTTGGCACGCGCTCGCGCTCAAATGCCTTCACTCCAACACCGAGTATTTGCTTAA
- a CDS encoding YggT family protein — translation MTANNLQLLNILNIGISVLLVVMTFLFIIRIVLTWYPQVESQKMPFSLVIAPTEPFLAPSRKLIPPIGGVDITPIVWVGIISLIREILVGQQGIITMLVS, via the coding sequence ATGACTGCTAATAATCTTCAATTACTAAACATCCTGAATATCGGTATTAGCGTGCTGTTGGTAGTGATGACATTTTTATTTATCATTCGGATCGTCCTTACTTGGTATCCGCAAGTGGAAAGTCAAAAAATGCCATTCAGTCTAGTAATTGCGCCGACAGAACCTTTTTTAGCTCCCTCTCGCAAACTAATTCCCCCGATCGGTGGTGTCGATATTACGCCAATTGTTTGGGTGGGAATTATTAGTTTAATTAGAGAAATTTTAGTCGGGCAGCAAGGCATTATTACCATGCTAGTTAGTTGA
- the pyrR gene encoding bifunctional pyr operon transcriptional regulator/uracil phosphoribosyltransferase PyrR — MSSIVEILSADEIRRTIVRLASEIDERCRDLSQVVLVGIQTKGVPFAKMLAKQIEILEGVKVPVGTLDITFYRDDLDSIAVRTPGKTDIPVDLNGKTVVLVDDVIYQGRTIRAALNAINEYGRPKHILLVVLVDRGHRQVPIHPDFIGKTLPTAREEQVKVYFQEADGRDAVELTRASTT; from the coding sequence ATGAGTTCTATTGTTGAAATCTTATCGGCTGATGAAATCCGCAGGACGATCGTTAGATTGGCGTCCGAAATTGACGAACGCTGTCGAGATTTATCGCAGGTTGTCTTAGTGGGAATTCAAACTAAAGGCGTTCCCTTTGCCAAAATGCTAGCCAAACAGATCGAAATCTTAGAAGGGGTCAAAGTTCCGGTGGGGACTCTAGATATCACATTCTACCGCGACGATCTCGACTCGATCGCCGTTCGCACGCCAGGAAAGACAGATATCCCAGTAGATTTAAATGGGAAAACGGTAGTTTTAGTAGATGATGTCATTTATCAAGGACGAACGATTCGAGCTGCTTTAAATGCCATCAATGAGTATGGTAGACCCAAGCATATTCTATTAGTAGTACTCGTCGATCGCGGCCATCGACAAGTACCAATTCATCCCGACTTTATTGGTAAGACATTACCTACCGCACGAGAAGAACAGGTTAAAGTCTATTTCCAAGAAGCAGATGGACGCGATGCTGTAGAACTAACACGAGCATCGACTACTTGA
- the hemJ gene encoding protoporphyrinogen oxidase HemJ, protein MAYQWFKSFHIIGFTVWFAGLFYLVRLFIYHVEANEKPEPARSILKEQYQIMEKRLYSIITTPGMLVTIAMAIGIISTEPGIIHQTWLHIKLSLVALLIGYHHYCKILMKKLAADKCKWSSQQLRGLNELPTLFLVAIVLLAIFKNNLPTDITGYLIVGLVVLMAATIQLYARKRRLDAEKLASNSSSTPELST, encoded by the coding sequence ATGGCCTATCAGTGGTTTAAATCTTTTCATATTATTGGTTTTACAGTCTGGTTTGCAGGCTTATTTTATTTAGTTCGATTATTTATTTATCATGTCGAGGCAAATGAGAAGCCCGAACCCGCTCGGAGTATTCTCAAAGAGCAGTATCAGATCATGGAAAAGCGGCTCTATAGTATTATTACTACGCCGGGAATGTTAGTGACAATCGCAATGGCGATCGGGATTATTTCGACAGAGCCAGGTATCATTCATCAAACTTGGCTACACATCAAACTTAGCTTGGTAGCACTATTAATCGGCTATCATCATTACTGCAAGATCTTGATGAAAAAACTTGCAGCAGATAAGTGTAAATGGAGCAGCCAACAGTTACGCGGACTTAATGAATTACCAACGTTATTTTTAGTCGCCATCGTGTTATTGGCAATTTTTAAAAATAATTTACCCACCGATATCACTGGTTATCTAATTGTCGGATTGGTAGTTTTGATGGCGGCGACAATTCAACTCTATGCCCGCAAACGCAGATTAGATGCTGAAAAATTAGCATCTAATTCGTCTTCGACTCCCGAACTGAGTACGTAA
- the pth gene encoding aminoacyl-tRNA hydrolase, translated as MSDELVIPQLIVGLGNPGTKYAQTRHNIGFDQIDSLAKRWQISLTDRKQFQGIYGEGFGSHNAKIRMLKPQTFMNLSGQSVRATLDWFKLSPESVLVIYDDLDLPLGKIRLRLSGSAGGHNGMKSIISHLGTQKFPRVRIGIGTSVGEKDTISHVLGKFSAIETPIVSEVIYLVNDAIEMSLKQGVEKAMSLYNSKSIPVPEIAE; from the coding sequence ATGAGTGATGAATTGGTAATTCCCCAGCTAATTGTCGGGCTGGGAAATCCTGGAACTAAATACGCCCAGACTAGGCATAATATCGGATTCGACCAGATAGATAGTCTCGCTAAAAGATGGCAGATTAGTTTAACCGATCGCAAGCAATTTCAGGGTATTTATGGTGAAGGATTCGGTAGCCATAATGCCAAAATTAGAATGCTCAAGCCGCAGACTTTTATGAACCTTTCGGGGCAGTCAGTGCGGGCGACATTAGATTGGTTTAAACTATCGCCAGAGTCTGTATTAGTCATTTATGACGATCTCGATTTACCCCTCGGTAAAATTAGATTACGATTGTCGGGTTCTGCTGGCGGACATAATGGCATGAAGTCAATAATCTCGCATTTGGGTACGCAAAAATTTCCCAGAGTGCGGATCGGGATCGGTACAAGTGTTGGCGAGAAAGATACTATTTCTCACGTTTTAGGTAAATTTTCAGCAATCGAAACACCCATCGTCAGTGAAGTTATCTATCTAGTCAATGATGCGATCGAAATGAGTCTCAAGCAGGGCGTGGAAAAAGCGATGAGTCTCTACAATAGTAAGTCGATCCCCGTTCCGGAGATTGCTGAGTAA
- a CDS encoding polyribonucleotide nucleotidyltransferase: MAEINKSISFDGRDIRLKVGVFAPQAGGCVLIESGDTSVLVTATRAKGREGIDFLPLLVDYEERIYAAGRIPGGFLRREGRAPEKVTLISRLIDRPMRPLFPDWLRDDIQIVATTMSLDELVPPDVLAVTGASIATLLAQLPFNGPMAAVRVGLVGDDFIINPTYREIQIGDLDLVVAGTPDGVIMVEAGANQLPEQDIIEAIDFGYEAVQELITAQRELIAELGIEIVHAQKPSTDETLENFLTDRTKESIKVILGKYEPDKNIRDAELDEVKAKAVEEIATLPETDPIQVAAASDSKAVSTLFKGITKKMMRQQVIETGRRVDGRTLDQVRPISCFVGVLPRRVHGTGLFNRGQTQVLSACTLGTPGDAQDLGDDLNPENTKRYIHHYNFPPYSVGETKPMRAPGRREIGHGALAERALIPVLPSKDEFPYVLRVVSEVLSSNGSTSMGSVCGSTLALMDAGVPITKPVSGAAMGLIKEGEEVRILTDIQGIEDFLGDMDFKVAGTDTGITALQMDMKISGLPMTVIADAINQARPARLHILEKMLAAIDKPREELSPFAPRLLTFKIEPELIGLVIGPGGKTIKGITEETGAKIDIDDDGTVTVSAVDNDKAKRAIQIIQGLTRRLNEGDIYAGRVTRIIPIGAFVELLPGKEGMIHISQLADYRVGKVEDEVGVGDEVIVKVREIDNKGRVNLTRLGIHPDEAAAARKG, translated from the coding sequence ATGGCAGAGATAAATAAGTCAATATCCTTTGACGGTAGGGATATTCGACTTAAGGTTGGAGTATTCGCACCCCAAGCTGGTGGTTGCGTCTTAATCGAATCTGGCGATACCAGCGTGTTAGTTACCGCCACCCGTGCGAAAGGACGAGAAGGAATTGATTTCCTACCGTTACTTGTAGATTATGAAGAACGGATCTATGCAGCCGGACGTATTCCAGGTGGTTTCTTACGACGCGAAGGCCGAGCACCAGAAAAAGTTACGCTCATTAGTCGGTTGATCGATCGACCCATGCGTCCGTTATTTCCTGATTGGTTGCGCGATGATATTCAAATCGTCGCGACCACGATGTCTTTAGACGAATTAGTCCCCCCAGACGTCCTGGCAGTCACTGGAGCTTCGATCGCTACCCTGTTGGCACAGCTCCCATTTAATGGCCCCATGGCAGCAGTACGGGTCGGTTTAGTCGGCGATGACTTTATCATCAATCCCACCTATCGCGAAATTCAAATCGGCGATCTAGATCTAGTCGTTGCGGGTACTCCCGATGGCGTGATTATGGTCGAAGCGGGTGCCAATCAGTTACCCGAACAAGACATCATCGAAGCGATCGATTTTGGTTATGAAGCCGTTCAAGAGCTAATTACCGCTCAACGCGAATTAATCGCCGAACTAGGCATCGAGATCGTTCATGCCCAGAAACCTTCTACCGACGAGACTTTAGAGAACTTCTTAACCGATCGCACCAAAGAGAGCATCAAAGTTATTCTCGGCAAATACGAGCCAGATAAAAATATTCGCGATGCCGAACTAGATGAAGTCAAAGCCAAAGCAGTAGAAGAGATCGCTACTTTACCAGAAACCGATCCGATTCAAGTTGCCGCAGCTAGCGATAGTAAAGCTGTGAGTACCCTGTTCAAAGGCATCACCAAAAAAATGATGCGCCAACAGGTGATCGAAACCGGACGGCGCGTAGACGGACGGACGCTCGACCAAGTACGCCCGATTTCTTGTTTCGTCGGCGTTTTACCCCGCCGCGTTCACGGTACGGGTCTGTTCAATCGCGGCCAAACACAAGTCTTGTCGGCTTGTACCCTCGGTACTCCTGGCGACGCCCAGGATCTCGGCGACGATCTCAATCCCGAAAATACCAAACGGTATATTCACCACTATAATTTCCCGCCTTATTCCGTCGGTGAAACTAAGCCCATGCGTGCCCCCGGACGCCGCGAAATCGGTCATGGTGCCCTCGCCGAACGCGCGTTGATCCCCGTCCTTCCCAGCAAAGATGAGTTCCCCTACGTGCTCCGAGTGGTCTCTGAGGTGTTATCCTCCAACGGTTCTACCTCGATGGGTTCGGTCTGCGGTTCGACCCTCGCATTGATGGATGCAGGCGTCCCCATTACCAAACCCGTCAGCGGTGCGGCCATGGGATTGATTAAAGAAGGCGAAGAAGTTCGCATTCTTACTGATATCCAAGGGATTGAAGACTTCCTCGGCGACATGGACTTTAAAGTTGCAGGCACCGATACCGGAATTACCGCCCTGCAAATGGACATGAAAATCAGCGGTCTGCCGATGACGGTCATCGCCGATGCCATCAATCAAGCACGTCCCGCACGCTTACATATTCTAGAGAAAATGTTAGCCGCGATCGACAAACCCCGCGAAGAACTCTCACCCTTTGCACCGCGCTTACTCACCTTCAAAATTGAGCCAGAACTGATCGGCTTAGTAATCGGCCCTGGCGGTAAAACTATTAAAGGAATTACCGAAGAGACCGGAGCTAAAATCGATATCGATGACGACGGTACTGTAACTGTATCGGCTGTCGATAATGACAAAGCCAAACGTGCGATCCAAATTATCCAAGGCTTAACTCGCCGTCTCAACGAGGGCGATATCTATGCCGGACGTGTGACCCGAATTATCCCGATTGGTGCCTTCGTGGAGCTGCTACCGGGCAAAGAAGGGATGATCCATATCTCCCAACTCGCCGATTATCGCGTCGGTAAGGTTGAAGATGAAGTGGGCGTCGGCGATGAAGTGATCGTCAAGGTTCGCGAAATCGATAATAAGGGTCGCGTTAATTTAACACGTCTGGGCATTCATCCCGATGAAGCTGCGGCGGCGCGGAAGGGTTAG